One window of the Corvus moneduloides isolate bCorMon1 chromosome 10, bCorMon1.pri, whole genome shotgun sequence genome contains the following:
- the PARL gene encoding presenilins-associated rhomboid-like protein, mitochondrial isoform X2, which translates to MRRIMFTYFTSNPSSRALCSPMLLSTFSHFSLFHMAANMYVLWSFSSSIVSLLGCEQFIAVYLSAGVISTFVSYVAKMATGRFEPSLGASGAIMTVLAAVCTKMPEAKLAIILLPMFTFTAGSALKAIIAFDTAGLALGWRLFDHAAHLGGALFGMWYVTYGHELIWKNREPLVKAWHEMRTKNTGKGGGGKSN; encoded by the exons ATGCGACGGATTATGTTTACATATTTCACCTCAAATCCATCCTCCA GAGCCCTGTGTTCTCCCATGCTGCTCTCTACGTTTAGTCACTTCTCTCTCTTCCACATGGCAGCAAATATGTACGTTTTATGGAGTTTTTCCAGCAGCATTGTCTCTCTTCTGGGGTGTGAGCAGTTCATTGCAGTATACCTTTCTGCTG GGGTTATCTCCACTTTTGTCAGTTATGTTGCTAAAATGGCCACGGGAAGGTTTGAACCATCCCTTGGAGCT TCAGGAGCTATAATGACTGTCCTTGCAGCCGTGTGTACGAAGATGCCAGAAGCAAAACTGGCCATCATACTTCTTCCGATGTTCACATTTACAGCAGGAAGT GCTTTAAAAGCCATAATTGCATTTGACACTGCAGGGCTTGCTCTAGGCTGGAGACTTTTTGACCATGCTGCACACCTTGGGGGAGCTCTCTTTGGAAT GTGGTATGTGACTTATGGCCATGAGCTCATATGGAAGAACAGAGAACCACTGGTGAAAGCGTGGCATGAAATGAGGACAAAGAAcacaggaaagggaggaggTGGAAAATCTAACTGA
- the PARL gene encoding presenilins-associated rhomboid-like protein, mitochondrial isoform X1, translating into MDKMRPQKRGDFRKQVNSWWNSLTEGQRTVTGIIAANVFVFCLWRLPGMRRIMFTYFTSNPSSRALCSPMLLSTFSHFSLFHMAANMYVLWSFSSSIVSLLGCEQFIAVYLSAGVISTFVSYVAKMATGRFEPSLGASGAIMTVLAAVCTKMPEAKLAIILLPMFTFTAGSALKAIIAFDTAGLALGWRLFDHAAHLGGALFGMWYVTYGHELIWKNREPLVKAWHEMRTKNTGKGGGGKSN; encoded by the exons ATGGATAAAATGCGGCCGCAGAAGAGAGGCGACTTCAGAAAGCAG GTTAACAGCTGGTGGAATAGCCTGACTGAGGGTCAGCGGACTGTGACAG GTATTATAGCTGCAAATGTCTTTGTATTCTGTCTGTGGAGGCTGCCTGGCATGCGACGGATTATGTTTACATATTTCACCTCAAATCCATCCTCCA GAGCCCTGTGTTCTCCCATGCTGCTCTCTACGTTTAGTCACTTCTCTCTCTTCCACATGGCAGCAAATATGTACGTTTTATGGAGTTTTTCCAGCAGCATTGTCTCTCTTCTGGGGTGTGAGCAGTTCATTGCAGTATACCTTTCTGCTG GGGTTATCTCCACTTTTGTCAGTTATGTTGCTAAAATGGCCACGGGAAGGTTTGAACCATCCCTTGGAGCT TCAGGAGCTATAATGACTGTCCTTGCAGCCGTGTGTACGAAGATGCCAGAAGCAAAACTGGCCATCATACTTCTTCCGATGTTCACATTTACAGCAGGAAGT GCTTTAAAAGCCATAATTGCATTTGACACTGCAGGGCTTGCTCTAGGCTGGAGACTTTTTGACCATGCTGCACACCTTGGGGGAGCTCTCTTTGGAAT GTGGTATGTGACTTATGGCCATGAGCTCATATGGAAGAACAGAGAACCACTGGTGAAAGCGTGGCATGAAATGAGGACAAAGAAcacaggaaagggaggaggTGGAAAATCTAACTGA